A stretch of DNA from Acipenser ruthenus unplaced genomic scaffold, fAciRut3.2 maternal haplotype, whole genome shotgun sequence:
atatgttaacaagggaacattattcagcagctttcattggactctatgaagctgagggagttcattctatatagagggggtggaattcaatatgttaacaaggggacattattcagcagctttcattggactctatgaagctgagggagttcattctatagggtgatgcaaacctagacagatagatagacagatagatagatagatatagatagatagatagatagatagatagacagatagatagatagatagatagataggctcCCTTCTTACATGATGAAGTGTTTGCTGGCCGCGGTCTcgctctctcctcctctctctctctccccccggaACCTCCACACCCAGGTCACCACCACCAGAGCTATGCAGTACAGACTGGATAATCCTGCAGGGAGCACAGCGTGTCACTGATGAGATCCAGTTCCGTGGTGTAGCGGTTAGCACTCCGGACTCTGAACCCGGCGACCAGAGTTCAAATCTCGGGacaaccagatttttttttttttttttaaataggagtccttaattaattagaaataaataaataaataaataaataaataaatactaacagCCAGCCTCACCCGTGTAAAAGAGAAATTGAATGAAATATTTTTGATTGAGTTCTCCGACGCAGTTATTAATCCTGCAggggggaaaataaaaaaaaaaaacgggtaaTGAACCTTCATATTCAAACACGGCGTTTGTTAGAGTGAGATTCTTGCGACTAGTTCGGTTCTCAACGAACGAGCTAAAAACGTCATTCAACACCTTAACAAGGTAACAtttattcggcaggtttcatttgactttgcgaagcaaaatgagttcattctacagggtgaggatgcaacacttttgtctctatattgtatttatattatgatgCTCAGCGTGCAATACCGGTTCCTCTCACCAGGGGCAGTGGTGGTCCATTCTGCGGACGCAGCGCTGGCAGACCCTGCAGTGGTGCGCTCTGGGAGGTCTGTAGGTTTCACAGCGATTGCAGAGAGTCCAGCCTTCACACGAGccctgagagatcaatacaatacaatacaatacaatgagatgagagtccagcattcacacgagccctgagagatcaatacaatacaatacaatacaatacaatacaatgagatgagagtccagccttcacacgagccctgagagatcaatacaatacaatacaatacaatgagatgagagtccagccttcacacgagccctgagatatcaatacaatacaatacaatacaatacaatgagatgagagtccagccttcacacgagccctgagagatcaatacaatacaatacaatacaatacaatgagatgagagtccagccttcacacgagccctgagagatcaatacaatacaatacaatacaatacaatacaatgagatgagagtccagccttcacacgagccctgagagatcaatacaatacaatacaatgagatgagagtccagccttcacacgagccctgagagatcaatacaatacaatacaatacaatgagatgagagtccagccttcacacgagccctgagagatcaatacaatacaatgagatgagagtccagccttcacacgagccctgagagatcaatacaatacaatacaatacaatacaatgagatgagagtccagccttcacacgagccctgagagatcaatacaatacaatacaatgagatgagagtccagccttcacacgagccctgagagatcaatacaatacaatacaatgagatgagagtccagccttcacacgagccctgagagatcaatacaatacaatgagatgagagtccagccttcacacgagccctgagagatcaatacaatacaatacaatacaatacaatgagatgagagtccagccttcacacgagccctgagagatcaatacaatacaatacaatgagatgagagtccagccttcacacaacccctgagagatcaatacaatacaatacaatacaatacaatgagatgagagtccagccttcacacgagccctgagagatcaatacaatacaatacaatacaatgagatgagagtccAGCCTGCACATGAGccctgagagatcaatacaatacaatacaatacaatgagatgagagtccagccttcacacgagccctgagatatcaatacaatacaatacaatacaatgagatgagagtccagccttcacacgagccctgagagatcaatacaatacaatacaatgagatgagagtccagccttcacacgagccctgagagatcaatacaatacaatacaatacaatgagatgagagtccagccttcacacaacccctgagagatcaatacaatacaatacaatacaatgagatgagagtccagccttcacacgagccctgagagatcaatacaatacaatacaatacaatgagatgagagtccagccttcacacaagccctgagagatcaatacaatacaatacaatacaatgagatgagagtccagccttcacacgagccctgagagatcaatacaatacaatacaatacaatgagatgagagtccagccttcacacgagccctgagagattaatacaatacaatacaatacaatacaatacaatgagatgagagtccagccttcacacaacccctgagagatcaatacaatacaatacaatacaatacaatgagatgagagtccagccttcacacgagccctgagagatcaatacaatacaatgagatgagagtccagccttcacacgagccctgagagatcaatacaatacaatacaatacaatgagatgagagtccagccttcacacgagccctgagatatcaatacaatacaatacaatacaatgagatgagagtccagccttcacacgagccctgagagatcaatacaatacaatacaatacaatacaatgagatgagagtccagccttcacacgagccctgagagatcaatacaatacaatacaatgagatgagagtccagccttcacacgagccctgagagatcaatacaatacaatacaatacaatgagatgagagtccagccttcacacaacccctgagagatcaatacaatacaatacaatacaatacaatgagatgagagtccagccttcacacgagccctgagagatcaatacaatacaatacaatacaatgagatgagagtccagccttcacacgagccctgagagatcaatacaatacaatacaatacaatgagatgagagtccagccttcacacgagccctgagagatcaatacaatacaatacaatgagatgagagtccagccttcacacgagccctgagagatcaatacaatacaatacaatacaatacaatacaatgagatgagagtccagccttcacacgagccctaagagatcaatacaatacaatacaatgagatgagagtAGCATTCACACAACccctgagagatcaatacaatacaatacaatacaatgagatgagagtccagccttcacacaagccctgagagatcaatacaatacaatgagatgagagtccAGCATTCACACAACccctgagagatcaatacaatacaatacaatacaatgagatgagagtccAGCATTCACACAAGccctgagagatcaatacaatacaatacaatgagatgagagtccagccttcacacgagccctgagagatcaatacaatacaatacaatgatatgagagtccagccttcacacgagccctgagagatcaatacaatacaatacaatgagatgagagtAGCATTCACACAACccctgagagatcaatacaatgcaatacaatgagatgagagtccagccttcacacgagccctgagagatcaatacaatacaatacaatgagatgagagtccAGCATTCACACGAGCCCTGAGAGAGACTGGGGATGTCAGaggtcaatacaatacaatacaatattattattattatttatttcttagcagacgcccttatccagggctacttacaattgttacaagatatcacattatatttacatacaattccccatttatacaattgggtttttactggagcaatctaggtaaagtaccttgctcaagggtacagcagcagtgtcccccacctgggattgaacccacaaccctccggtcaagagtccagagccctgacaactactccacactgctgccccagtacagtactgtaccgctctgtgctttacaatagcCCTGGTTGAGAATGCGCAGGCGTGGAGATGCGATATGGCCCTCATTGAAAGACCAGACTCACCCTGTCGTTGTTTCTGGAAGACTGCGACCTCAGATCAGAGAAATCAATCGCCGCTTCTGGTAGCGGGACCATACCtacagacaattaaaaaaaatcatcaaaaaaaaaaagaaaaaacgagaCGATCGCGTTTTCATTACGATATGAAAGCGGCGCGCTGGTTACGGAAAAGACAAAATCACCGGCAGCACGGAGGCACGCTTCAAAGCAAAGAGACTGAATGACCGAGCAAGCTGCACACAATGCGGAAAAAAAAACGTCAACCCGGGTTTTCCTGGACgattaaatctgtgtttttgctacttAACATTACCCCCCATTTATAGAATCTTCTTAAAGGCTTCAGAACCGCGCATTACATCACTGTGCTGTCTCCGTGTGCGTCCTCCTCCAGCGAGGATGCAGAAAACGAATTTCTATtggttaatagaggggatcggATCTTACACGatctatatactgtatctacagctctgggcaaaagatttgcatcaccttgaattttaggattgtggtatcatttaaaaatatatatatatatttctctccaAAACACACAGACTTACCAGGGTCGGAGAACACAGCTTTGAAGTGGCAAGCTAACAGCAGGAGTAAAATGAGATTGAACACCACTCCGTGGAACCAGAACCAAAAACtggaagaaaaaacacaacacacaatatttaaaaaaaaaaaaacctgcacacCCCCCCTCCTCACTCccctcaccctccctccctcaccccctcaccccccactccctcccctcaccctccctccttcctctctccctcaaCCTCCTCCCTCACCCTCCCACTCCCCACTCACTCCCTCCCCTCACCCTCCCTCCTTCCTCTGTCCCTCaacctcctccctccccctccccccctccccccctcccctcccctcccctcacctcaccccccctccttcctccctccctcaacctcctccccccctccctcctccctccctccctcaccccctccctccctccctccctccctccctcaccccctccctccctccctccctccctccctccctcacccccaccTCCCTCTGTAAACTACCGgctctataataataattattatcaacTACCTTTGAGGGCTGTTAACACGGTGGGATTTCAAGAAAACGggcaaaataacaacaacaataataataataataataataataataataataataataataataataataacaacaacacattttattccaCGTCTAATGAGTTGTGTACGGTTATTGTACCCGGCTATGCATTTTAACGCCGTGACGCTGTGTGAGTGACGTCTTACGTAAACttgcgtttttatttatttttaacacagcacagtaaataaataaataaataaatgaatgaatgaacacaAATAAAGGATACGCGACACCGTGAATGAACGAGCCGCCGTGTAGCACCGCAGACGTAAGAAAAGGTGCTGTGACAAGTCGATTAAAAACATTGACtcaacacacagagagagaaaggcGTTCATTCtcaacacacgcacacgcacacgcacacgcacacgcacacaccagcCGTTTCCAAAACAGTATAACAAATAGCAGTATTTATTACAGACATTACAGCTGGCACCTGCTCTatagaataataatgataataataatgataatacacgGACATTAACACTACGTCCGTTTTAATTCCGATGTGGACGGGAGAACGCCGCTATCGGCTGTTTTCTTACCTGTCTGAGTACACCGGGATGAGCACATATTGCATGATCACATAATCGGCGTAAGAAACGCTGAGATATGTCAGCATGAGGCAGATCAACCCGCACGGGTCTTTCCTGCAGCGAAGCGACGCCATGCTAGCTGCCTCCTGCCCCACTTCCGGGTGGCTTCAACCTGTCGGCGTTGCCCCCACTTCctagccccgccccctctctggCTCTTTGCCCGGCGTCAGAGGTATAGGATTACAGTCAAACAGATGCGATCCGTTTTCCCCATCAAATGATCATCTGACTCCAGTGTATGTAGGCGGACAGTTTTGGGGCACGGCTCGGGCTTTTCCGACTCGCATCGCAaagcattctggtaagtgtagtcctgtaACTACCTGCGGCAGGTACGACGTACCAGAGTGGTACTTTGAGAAGCAGCTGGCGTTCGCTGCGTTTAAATGTTGCTGTTGTGTTTATTGTAAACTGTATGTATGAAACAGGCTACAAATAgttttgtaattgtatgtatttattttttgttacagtaTCTCTGTAATCCGGCATTTTCCAGTCCCCAAACGACGCCGGATTGGACATCTTTTAAAGTCATTAAATCAAATAGACTCAGTAGGTCTCCACTGCGCGCCGACTTTCAGTTTTATGgctggtccagcggttaaagaaaaggggtctcgataccaggaggttcaaatcacccagctgagccactgactccctgtgtgtgtgtgtgaccctgagcaagtcactgaacctccttgtgctccgtccttcaggatgagacgtcaaacaaacgagctcctattggaagtgactctgcagcagccactgactccctgtgtgtgtgtgaccctgagcaagtcactgaacctccttgtgctccgtccttcaggatgagacgtcaaacaaacgagctcctattggaagtgactctgcagcagccactgactccctgtgtgtgtgtgtgaccctgagcaagtcactgaacctccttgtgctccgtccttcaggatgagacgtcaaacaaacgagctcctattggaagtgactctgcagcagcagcagcagcagttgttgatgatgcagagttcaccctcctagtctctgctGAATGActgaatgactaattaataataataataataataataataataataataataataataataataaatgtaattctTTTGGTGTTGTGTTTGTATCGCCTCAATAAAAACGTCAGATCATGGCGGTCCGTTTCTTATGAAAGCAgtggtttatttaattttttataatattgtggaaaaataattacatacattttgaaaaacattggagaaaaaacaaatactgatCCTTGCAAGAATAATCAATGGATACGGAATACTATTGTGGAATTACACAGAACATTCAAAAGTGCTTCAATATcatagcataataataataataataataataataataataataataataataataataataatacaaaaaaaaatagttttcaaaTTCTTCTTATTAAATGACACAGTGGAAGATTTCGTACACAGCGGCACCACGAATATAGAGATTGTTATTACTGAAAACGTTaccatgtttatgaatatgctttaccagacctctctgtgctttacaatgcttccctatgctttaccagacctctctgtgctttacaatgcttccatatgctttaccagacctctctgtgctttacaatgcttccctatgctttaccagacctctctgtgatttacaatgctcaGTGACGTAACCAGACCCTTCATCGAATTAACCATTAGCTTAACTGGCTCTTTTTAATTGTCCTCAGCTCTTGGGAGATTTCGACTTCACTATAACAGATTATAAATAACTTGAACACTTTTGTGTTGAAAACCCGGACCCtaattttgaatacatttcaactcTCTTGTGCTACAGGCaagtgtttgtttgcttttaaagtgGATTAATAGCTTTTGTTAACATAGTTTTATAGCCGCGGCAAAATCGGCCAGATTTGACCTGTTTTTTATGTTACACGAGAATGAATCGATCATCCAAGAAAGCTGTCGAAAAAATATATCTATTATAGGGGAGACGTCATTAATAGCACTTAtagcaaattgtaataataataataataataataataataataataataataatatgcatacatacataacaGTAACTTCAATGTACAGAATAATACTTAAGAATAAAcattgtacaaataataataataataataataataataataataataataataataataataataataataataatacaaaagtataGTAGTGCTTATAAATATTTGACACaatacacagttttgtttttttcttcaacattTTTGTTCATTGTCTTCGTTATTCAAAAAATAACGATAATTATAAAAAATggaatgcttatatatatatatatatatatatatatatatatatatatatatatatatatatatatatatatatatgatgataAACAGTGGAGGAAGCTGTCTGGACTGAACTCGGCGATtatctgttgtttgtttgtttgttaaactcACAGACACAGTTTGAAGAGACAGGaagatttaatttttaaaaaacctATTTCTGGTTTCCCGTCAGCCTTCTGAAATGGTCCTAATCCTTGAGAGATCAACGGCTCGCAATGAACCGTTCAAGAATGGATCCCGCAAGCGTTAAGAAACTACCCGTACCTACTAAAAAAAACACTCTCGTGGACGTTTATCTGCGGTCCACAAGCGTATCATGGCCGTCAGTCTTTTGAGAATTTGAATTGTCTTTGAGAACCGGACAccaagaaaataaacaaagaaataactcaaaatgataataaaaacaaaccaaaaccatTTCAATTTGGTCCTGCAATACaaaaatattcacacacacacacacaccgaatgTTCATTCTAGTATAAAATAAACGTTACATAGGCTTGTGTAGACAAGACTCCAAAAACATTCAGACTACAAGGACTCTTTGTGAATTTCTGCCTTAACCTAGCATTCAGActattaattcattattattattattagtaataatatcggaggctgtgtggtccagtggttaaagaaaagggcttgtaaccaggaggtccccggttcaaatcccacctcagccactgactcattgtgtgactccctgagcgagtcacttcacctccttgtgctccgtctttcgggtgagacgtagttgtaagtgactctgcagctgatgcatagttcacacaccctagtctctgtataaaggcgtctgctaaataaacacataataattatTACTAGTAGGGAGTTTAATCGATTAATggttaattgattaatcacaccgGTGGGCTTTGGTCgattaaaaaaagaattgattGATCTTGTCTACCTGAGTGAGATATCGAATGAAATACACATTAAACTTGCAAtgttacagctctggccaaaagtttagcgtCACCCTCTGTATAGAATGAGCTAATTCTGCTTTATCAAGTCAAATGAGACTTGCTGAatcatgttacgttaacatattgaattacacaccagcgctttgtagCTTTTGAAGCCGAGAATATGAAGCCAACTCTGACAGCGTCGTATTTATCGCCAGCGTACATTTCGAACGGGCATGTCTAATTAACAGTGCTGTAGTGGGCTGTACGTGCCTCCAGGGGGCGCTGCTGTCACATCCGCTAATTTAAACATGAACTGGACCAGTTAAAATGCATGAGTACCATTCACCAGCAAACAGTTCAAttgcatcaatatttttcaagtctgttcgtgtatatatatatatattatatatatatatatatatatatatatatatatatatatatatatatatatatatatatatatatatatatatataaactagtgTGCATGTTTATCAGAACCCCTCATTGCTTCTGTCATTTTGATTAgctgtaatattatatatatatatatatattatatatatatatatatatatatatatatatatatatatatataatacctaTGGTtcagtgagtgtgtgcgtgtaaATGCATTTATGCTTGTTCGTTAActctaaatacaatataatattttaaaaaatattttttttcattacaatatTCTAGCTAAATATATCTATTTACACTTTAAACAGAGAGGTGTAGACCAACAATATaaatggagggggtggggggtggggattTGATAGCCCTGGAGTTTATCTgtgcggacagacagacagacagacagacagagggctcCAATTTTGTTTACCGTCCACACTCTCACTATTTACTGAGGCACTAAGATCACTCCCATGCTACTCTACCTCCCAACAGCAAGGGGGCGCTGTAGGGAGTCTCCTCCAGTCTGTTTCAACATAGCTTGAACCAAAAACAGCTGGTCTGTGCATTTAAACTCAGTGGAAGGACGACTGGGTCCCTTTTCCAGAATGTTCTcgttttgggttttaaaatttaGATgtaatacagctctggccaaaaggttagcatcatcaccctctatatagaatgaactccctcagcttcatagagtccaatgaaagctgctgaataatgttcccttgttaacatattgaattccaccccctctatagaGAATGAACTCCCtaagcttcatagagtccaatgaaagctgctgaataatgttcccttgttaacatattgaattacacagaaaaaatatttgaaataattgaaaaatatgacatttggaaatctaacatgaaatattactgtactactattatggcttccggtgtaGACTTTAATGCGATATCATttcatagtttctttgattacacgatgttaaataaaagatctaaattatctTCATATagtttaatcctaaaattctatgatACAAAACTTTTTTAGCCAGAGCTGTAGACTTCATGACtttaaaactatttacaaataCAACTGGAATTAATATTTCTAgaaacttaataataatactgataatcACTGTTCAACTGCTTCCACTTGAAGCTCATTTCAACTGAAGCTCATTTGAACACAGCGCTGCTGACGGAGATCAATGACGCTGTATTGAAACTGATCACAACATAGTAATGGGATTGGAAgtgagaattgattttaaagaaagGATCTGACCTCCGGTCTTAATCCGTACGGTAGAGGACTACCAGACCATCGGGGGAAATCACAGCAAATCCAGTCTCTTATAAATACTCACCCGGTTCCATCTGACTCTCTCGAAGGTCTCTCTGAATCTAGTTTTTGAATCGAGCAGCTGAAAAGGACTCTCTACAGGGCTATAGGAAATATAGTGACTCACACAGTGTATATTTCTCAAGACAATCTGagggtgattatatatatatatatatatatatatatatatatatatatatatatatataatgtaggtatacaaaaatgtgaataattgatataaaaaaaataaaattaatgctATCAGGACATTTTCGGACTCTTAGTCCTTCAGCTGAataccccattgcttctgcagttttgATTTGGGGAGTCCGAGTCATTCGTATTCGAGGGAAGAATCGAGAAAAACAGCCTCTTGCGACTGAACAAGTTAGCAGACCAACGGATGAGCCGTGAAACAACACGAGGTCCTACTGGAAGCGACTGCAGCAAGTTCAGCAGCAGCtgatgatgatgcatagttcaccccccccaACACCCCTAGTCTTTGGGTAACAAAGCTCAGTGATTGAAAGATGCCTGCATTACCGGGAAGTCACGTCAACGGCAGGAGACGCGAACGCAGAGTCACCCCAGAGACCTTCACTTCTCTCGAGGTCCCTGATCTTCCCCCCGGAGACCGTGGCTGTCTTCGGATCACACGTGGGTTTGCATGCGCTGCTGGTGTCTCTGCCCGAACTCGGAGTGCTGGGAGGCAGAGGAGTAGCGTGTGTTAGCCGCGCTGTACTTTCCCAAGCCCCCGTCTCCCGTTGAAAAGCCTTCGTACCCGGGTCCCAGAATGTCCAAGCGCTCCATGTTTCCTAGATTGGCCGGCGCTGCGAAACCCAGCCTGTAGGGGGCGTACGTGGTGGCGCTGGGAGGGTAGACGTGTGTCGGGGCGTAATTGTCATAAGACATTTGACTAGCGGTATCCAGGACTGAAAAGAAAAGAGATACAcaggttaattattattattattattattattattattattatattttttttcttaagcatCCAGTTGACGTCTTCCAAACTTGATTGGCAGATGACTTATCAAATCAGAGGTGTACGAAATTGAGAGGCGGAGCTCCAGGTCCTGCTATTTAATATGCAGGTGGAGGCGTTATGAAATGATTTCAATCCTGGCTGTTTGTTGAAACGAACCCTGATGAAGGTcatgtttaagattttttttaaaccaatactatatatatatatatatattttaatgcgaGATACTGGGTCAGGGTCAGTGTTGCATCACCCTTTGGGGTTAACTAATCTtccttcatagagtccaatgaaagctgctgaataatgttcccttgttaacatattgaattccacaccctctatatagaatgaactccctcagcttcatagagtccaatgaaagctgctgaataatgttcccttgttaacatattgaattccaccccctctatatagaatgaactccctcagcttcatagagtccagtgaaagctgctgaataatgttcccttgttaattattattattattattatttatttcttagcagacgcccttatccagggagacttacaattgttacaagatatcacattat
This window harbors:
- the LOC117966813 gene encoding palmitoyltransferase ZDHHC7-like, with protein sequence MASLRCRKDPCGLICLMLTYLSVSYADYVIMQYVLIPVYSDSFWFWFHGVVFNLILLLLLACHFKAVFSDPGMVPLPEAAIDFSDLRSQSSRNNDRGSCEGWTLCNRCETYRPPRAHHCRVCQRCVRRMDHHCPWINNCVGELNQKYFIQFLFYTGLSSLYCIALVVVTWVWRFRGERERGGESETAASKHFIIAHYIILLVESILFGVFVMVIFYDQLVSIISDETPIEQVRNRLMKDKGASRPHPRKPTLALLREVFGRGSMLCWLLPLHSSPPMAGGVIYSALPDYDV